The following are encoded together in the Deferribacterota bacterium genome:
- the glpQ gene encoding glycerophosphodiester phosphodiesterase, translating to MIKKICLLTILILFNYNFAFTENNFSDIGLGAMELNKMVNQTKKIVIAHRGASGYMPEHTLESYAYAYASGANFIEPDLNMTKDGFLICIHNIHLEATTDVQKKFPEKVSSDGHYYVKDFTISEIKKLNVTTHKDANGRPIYPNRFNPDYEFLKIPTFEEAIMLVKGLNRSTDKNVGIYPEMKNPAWHHKHNLDIEKATIEILSKYGYTNQKDNVYIQCFDENSLKRLSNEFQTQIKLVQLIGSEKEYSHMLTDEGLKNIAKYASGIGPNKGLIEKDSSLVARAHNNGLLVHPWTFRKEDVKEQYKSFEEELKTFYFKYNVDGLFVEQPDLAYWVLNADKLK from the coding sequence ATGATTAAAAAGATATGTTTACTCACCATATTGATATTATTTAATTATAATTTTGCTTTTACAGAGAACAACTTTTCGGACATTGGCCTGGGTGCAATGGAGTTGAACAAGATGGTTAATCAAACAAAGAAAATAGTTATCGCTCACAGAGGAGCCTCTGGTTATATGCCAGAGCACACCTTAGAAAGTTATGCATATGCCTATGCATCAGGAGCCAATTTTATAGAACCCGATTTAAATATGACAAAAGATGGTTTTTTAATATGTATACATAATATCCATCTAGAGGCTACCACAGATGTTCAGAAAAAATTTCCTGAGAAAGTAAGCTCAGATGGTCATTATTATGTAAAAGATTTTACGATATCTGAAATAAAAAAGCTTAACGTCACAACGCACAAGGATGCAAATGGAAGACCCATATACCCCAATAGATTTAATCCTGACTATGAATTTTTAAAAATACCTACATTTGAAGAAGCAATCATGCTTGTAAAGGGTTTGAATAGAAGTACGGACAAGAATGTTGGCATCTATCCTGAAATGAAAAATCCAGCCTGGCACCATAAGCATAACCTAGATATAGAAAAAGCTACGATAGAAATATTATCCAAATATGGATATACTAATCAAAAAGACAATGTATATATTCAATGCTTTGATGAAAATTCTTTAAAAAGATTATCAAATGAATTTCAAACGCAAATAAAATTAGTTCAACTTATAGGTAGCGAAAAGGAATACTCCCATATGCTGACTGATGAAGGGCTAAAGAATATTGCAAAATATGCTAGTGGGATTGGTCCTAATAAAGGTTTAATAGAAAAAGATAGTAGCTTAGTCGCAAGAGCTCACAATAATGGGCTCTTAGTCCATCCATGGACTTTCAGAAAAGAAGATGTAAAGGAACAATACAAATCCTTTGAAGAGGAACTTAAAACATTTTATTTCAAATATAATGTTGATGGACTTTTTGTTGAACAGCCTGATTTAGCCTATTGGGTGTTAAATGCTGACAAACTTAAATAA